The nucleotide window TGCAATTCCATAAGCCTTACCTAATTGATACTTGTTTAATTTTCCAGTTGTAAGTTCGTCTAAAATTTTCAGTTTGAAAGGTTCTGAATACCGTCTGATTACTTTGTCATTTTTGTACATAATGTTTAAAATTATGTAGCCTTTATTCAGGACGGGTCAGCATGAAGCACAACGTGTTTGTATATGGTTTGTTGCGTGGATTAAGAACTAAAGTTAGCAAATAAAAACCGAATAGAAAATCCGCGAGGATTTTCGTAAGTAGGCTAGAACTAGCAATAAATTATATACTTTGTTACCTACTGTTATTTTTGTAATACTTCTTATATATTTTTTCAGTTCCTAATTCTAAATACTCTTTCGATATATGTCTAACGTTAAGAGTTATTGGTAAATAATAGTTGTTTTCTATTTTTTTTAAATGACCTAATTTCGTTTGATTCTCGAAATCATTTTCCTGAAATTCAAAAGAGACTTTCTCTAAAAGAATAAGTTTGTTGTCAGATATTTTCCATTTACCAGAATTGAAAGGAACGTTCGAATAAGGATATTTATTATAAGTTCCATTTTTATTTAAAGTTATCATTGGGTAACCTTTTTCAGCAGGTCTACTCGGTGAAATATTGTATTCATTTGACTTTTCATTTTCAGTTCTCAAATCAAATTCTTGTACTAAAGACCAATTTCCGATAATCAATTCATCAACATCAGCTCGATTTGAACAAGATGTCAATCCAATTAATATAATTGTCAGTAATATCGTTGGTTTCATAATTGTAGGTAACGGTAACGTATAAGAATAGTAGCGGATTTTTATACACTAACTTTTCGGTTTGTTACAATCGTTTGATTTATAAATTACATTTCGGTTTTAGCCATAAAAACCGCTATTATTTTTATACAATGTTCTACGCAGTTTTTAATCCTGATGTCCGTAACCGAGCTCTTCGTTTTTATCCCAAAACGCCATAAATAATTCAGATGGCGAGCCTTTCTTGGAAATCCAATCTGCGACAATTTCAATTGCACTTTCTAAATCTTCAATGTATGCCATTCTACCGTCACTTCCTCTAATTCCTCTTTCATCTTTTTTAGCACCACGATTTATTAAAATGTTCTTTTCGTCATAGACTATTCGACGCACCTGCTCATTTTCTTTTCCTTTGGGCAAATTATCTTTAAGTAATTTTGATAGTCCGTGATAATAAAGCTGGAATTTTTCAACTGGGTCATCTATAGTTTGTCCAAGTAACTTTACAGCTTGATTTTCTACTGTTAACTCGGAATCAAGATTAATCGATAGTTGTTCTCCTTTAACTTCATCTGCTTTTTGAAGTAATTCCAAGCGTTCGATGTCCTCTTTGGACAACTCTCTTTTTTTCTTGTCGGTGTTTTTATTTTCTTTCGCCATATTATACTGTTAAGAGTTCTCTTATTTTTTCTGCTGCCAATCTTAATGACTGAACGTCCCAGTTTGAAATATTTAAATTTTTAGTCGCTAAATTCACATCTGGAAAATGTTCCTTAAAAAAGCCCCAATAGTTATTACCTAACTCCGATTGTCGCCATTGATATTGTGAATATATTATCGATGGATGAACCTGACATTCCTTCGCAAAACGACTAACTATCAATGGATTGTTTATTAATTTTTCAATGTATCTCATCTTTTCTGAAGACAACAAATATTCTGATGCGAATTCATTTGCCTTATCTTCTTGCAATAAAAACAAATCTGGCTCTCCAGAAAGGTGAAATTTGGTGTCCTCTATAGTGTCTAAATCAAAGAGAACGTGATGTAATTCGTGAATCAAGGCAAACCATATTGTAGCATAATTTTTATTAAAATCCGTTATGACTACGCACGGTTTCTTATTTATAAAAAATGTAGCTCCACGAATTTGTGTTTTTGGAAGCGATGGTTGAAATACAACTGTAACACCTATATTAAAGAGTGCTTGGAAAATTGTCAAAAGACCATTTTCAACATTTTGAGTGTATGGTTTTATTTTAGGAATTAAGTCAATTAATCGTTCTCTTGAATATTCGTTAGGATTGTCAATTAGCTCAAAATACTTATAGGAAGATTTTATCCAAAAATCTTTCATTTTATCGCTGAACGTCCTTTTTGTTCTGCTGTAAAGAGCATCGTTAAGTTCTTGCTCGTAATCATATATAGAATCAATCTCAAAAAACTCACAAATCCGTTTAGTCAAATCTTCTACTGAGTCGTCAATTTTTACAAAATCTAAACTTGCTAACGTCTTTAAATCAAAATGTTTGTTGATATATGTAATGTCCATTGAATTTTGAAGTTCTTTAATTTCGTCAGTTGGTCGGTCTTTAAAATGAAGTATTAAGAGTTCTTCAAGACTTAATTCCAAAAATTCGCCGAGTTTAAGCAAGTTTACGATGTCAGTCTGTTTTGAAGACTTTTTTAGAATTGCATCTAAACTCTTTCTTTGAATACCTGAAAGTCTCTCAAAATGAGTTTTGCTCAAACCTGTCGATTTGAGTTTATGCTTCAATAGCTCATCAAGTGTAGATTTTGCTTCAAAACTTTTCTTGAGTATTTCACTAATCATATCATTGCGGTAAATTTACCTCAAAGATAGTTTTTATATTCAAATATGCAATTAAATAAAGGTAAATTTACCTCGATGTAGTTTGAGTTAAATTGCGTAGAACGGTCTCGGCTATGAGTAGTTGCGTGGTTTAGCACTTAACTTTGCAAGTACACGCCAAACTGAAAATCCACTAGGATTTTCAGAAGTAGGCGAGAACAAGCAATTACTTATAGCCATTGTTGTGCGTTCGTTTTTTTTATTCGGTTAATAATTTCAATTCCCAAGTAATCTTTCAATTTCGGAAATTTAAATCTGTAATATTCATTCCAATAACTTGCAATTCGACTTTCGGTCTGTTGCCAATATTTTGGATTTTTATTTCTAAACTCTTGGTAAAATTCCAATGTTTCTTCATTCACTTTTTTGTCAATAATTGGAAATAATTCATAAATATATTCTCCTAATAATTGAATTATAAATGGTGTTTTCCAATTTTTTGGTTTGTCAGATAGGTTTTTTAATCTTTCTTCTCTGACATAACCATCGTGATGTCTTGTGTAAAGACAATTTAAAATGTCTTTTTGCCTTTCCGTTAGAAGCTCTTCATTTTGTTTTTTTGGCTCATTAAAATAAATCCGCACTGGAATTTTCAATTTTTCTCCTTTTATATTCACTTCGTATGAATCCGAACTTATTAAGTCAAACTTAAATTTTGTTTCCAATGGAATAATCTTGAATATCTCTGAAACATCTGACATCAATTCCTGTGGAAAAGCATTAGTTATTATTTTCAGATAATCTGATTTCATTTATTCGTAGTTTTTTGTTTTCGGACGAGTTGCTAAATGACGCACAACGGTCTCGTATAACCGTCAGTTACGGGTTGATATACGTTAATTTTCGGTTTGGCACGGACTTTAGCAATTCCGAGTGGATTCGGACGTAGTCGAATCCGCCGTAATTGCGGTTATACATTGTTATCTCACGTTTTTATTCCGCTTAATGTCAATCCTAAAATTCCAAATATTAGTAACGAAATCAGAAGAACTTTTTTCGATTGATATATTTTTGAAATTAAAGACCAACAGTATAAAAATATAAATAATGGAAGCAGAAATGCTATAAATCCAAAGTATTCTTTCAAATCGAGATAAAATCCGTCATAATTAAATCCCATATATATTGTAAAAAACCTTGTCAGTACAAGCATTATTACTCCGAAAATAAAAATCGAATTGGTATGACCAAATCTCAATTTCCGAGTTTCGTTTCGTTTTCCTGAATTCGGTTTGCTCATCCACAAGTATGTCGTAAAACAAAAACCGAGACTAACCGATAATAACCCAAAAAACGATGTGTAATAAAAATCAAGTTTCGAATTTATTAGGTTATTCCAATTTCCGTCATTTAGAGCTATGGTTATATTATTCGTTTTTGATAGCATTTGAAATAAGTAGGTCAAAATAATTGAATATCCAATTCCAATAACGATTCCGCTATAAAATCGAAAGTGTCCAATTCGCTCAATATTAAAATCCGATTTGTACTTTTTCAATTCAGCGTGTTGTTTTTTTAAATGTGAGATAACGGTTCGGCTATGAACAGTTGCGTGGGTTAGCTCTGACTTTTGCAAATACATGACAAGCTGAAAATTGCGAAGGAATTTTCAGTATAAGCCTGTAATAGCAATTGTTTATAGCCATTGTTGTGGTGTCGTTTTTTCTACGCTGATATTGGTCTTACGTTTATCTGTCCGCCAATTGCTTTCAGCACTTTCATTATGGTTCCAAACTGTGGTTTTGCACCATCCGATAATGCTTTGTAGAGGCTTGGTCTGCTCATTCCAGTTTGTTCCGCTATTTTGGTCATTCCGATTGCCTTTGCAATGTGACCGATTGCCACAATCAAATCAGAACTGTCTCCGTCTTCAAGAACCGTATTCAAGTATTCGGCAATCATTTCTTCGCTGTCCAAATAATCCGCTATGTCAAATTTTGTTGTCGCCATTTTATTCGTCTTTTATTCTATTCCAGATTTCTTTCGCTTTTTTGATGTCCTTTTGTTGGGTCGATTTATCTCCACCAATCAAAAGAACAACAATTTGGTTTCCTTTTTCTTTGAAATATACTCTGTAACCTTTGGCGTAATTAATTCGCATTTCGCTTATTCCATCTCCAACAGGTTTACAGTCTCCAAAATGTCCATCCGATTCGAGTTTCTGAATTCGGAAGAGGATTTTTGCTTTCGCTCTTAAATCTTTCAGCTTACTAATCCACTTGTCAAATTCGGATGTCTTTTCGGTTCTTATCATTTAAAGTGTATCCATTTAGATACAAAAATAATCAATTTTTTGGATTATAAAAAGGAAATTTGCGTTTGTAAAAAGGTGGTCTTAAATGCACCACAACGGTTTTGGCTATGGTTTCGTTACGGAATGGTACGCGAGTATCATTCCGCCGTAACCATAAATTTAGCAAAAAGGCTTGAAATTCCGATTAGGAATTTCAGCCGTAATGAACTATAGCCGTTGTTGTGCTTTCGTTATTTTTTAATTTGTATTTGGTTTAGTAGCTTTAATAATTTCATCTATGAGTTTATCTGTTTCTAGACAGCGTTCTTTAACTTGTTGGTAATACCAAATATTATTGTCCAAATAGTTCTCGAATTTAACCTCTTGAAATAAAGGATAATAATCTGGTTTTACTTTAGAACTTCCAGCCCATGGATAGTTACTTGCCATATCCATTTGTTTAAAAGATATTTTATCTAATAAATAGGGTATTAGCTCGTTGTTTGACCAATTATCCAACTTTGTAACACGAGTTTTTCTGATTTCAGATAGTGTATTCCATTTATAGAGTAAGTCTGTGATTTGTTCATTTTTTAAAAGGTTTAATTTACCACTCTGGATAATGTTTTTAATTGTATTATCCGCAAATGCTATTTCGCTATATCCGAAAGAAACATAAAAAATACTATCTAAATTATGTTTAGAGAGTTCTTCTTTTGAAGTTCCAATTAAATTCATTAAAGTTATTTGCGCATTCATCTGATTATTAACCTCAATAAGAAAATCTTTCAACACCTTTTTATTTTCTTGAAAATCTGTGTGAAGTTTGGTAATTACCTCTTTTTCTTCGTTTTGCTCAATGCGATTGTTATTCCAGTTATTGACTTGTAATGCTAAAAGAATACCAATCATTACTAAAATAATTTCACCAATCGCATACTTAAAATACTTTCTAGTTTTTCCTTCTGACAGTAAATTTTGTCTAATTTTTCTAAAGAATTTTATCATTGTTCAGTGGTTGGTCATAATGAAGCACAACGGTCTTGTATATGGCTCGTAGCGTGTAAATTAACGATTATTTTTCGGTTGAGCACGAGCCGAATTTTTTAATTTTCTTATTACTTTTTCTTTTCAATAAGCCAAATTAAAAAATTTGGCGGACTTGCAAATATGCTTTAAATTTGAATTAAGCAACTACTTAGCTATGAGCTATATACGTTGTTGTACTGCGTTTTTTTCGTTCCTACTGGAAGTTCATTGGTTTAAATTGTTTTGCATAGGAATGAAAGTCAAATTCGGTTAATTTTATTTTTTCGTCCGACTTGTATTTGGTGTTAATTGTCATTGGCGATGGATGACTTGGATTTCCAGATTGGTTTACTCTAAAAGCATAATAATTCAAACCGTGTTTGTTTAATCGGTCATAAATTGCATAAATACTGGGCGAAAAATATGGTTTGGCTTTAATATCATCGCCCCAACCGAGTAATACGTCTTTTATATTTAGTTCTTTTGATGAAACCAGAGTATCGATACTTTGGATGTTTTCCCAAAATAGTTTTTCATCTGCTTCGTTGAGTAAATTATTTCCTTTTGGATTTCGAGTAGGATAGAGGTTGGTCATTAGCCAACCGTCATATCCATTGTCCCTTGCAATTCGTTCTAAATTTCGTGTTGTTCCGTCCAGCTTTTCTGCATTTGCTGTGTTTGGATTTAGAGCAATGCACAATAAGTTTCGTTTTCCTTTTATACCGAGTGCAAATCTTTTTTCGTTATCGTTTTCTGGTAAGCAATAATATTTCATTTAGTCAAAATGTTTAATGTGTGGCAAATGCAGTACAACGGTCTAGTGTATGATTTCGTTGCGTGTTTAAGTACTAAAGTTAGCAAATAATCACAGATAGAAAATTCCAGCGGAATTTTCGTAAGTAAGCTCTAACTAGCAATGAATTATACACATTGTTAGCAATAGTTATTTTTATTCGATGTACCTGAATGTTTTATAAACTTTTCCAATCATTCCTTTATTTGTAAAATCGGCAAATGTTTTTATTTCAGACTGTTCATTCGCTATCATAGAAATCATAACTGCATTTAGCTCTTCATTTTCTTTTGGTAATGGTATTACAAACATTATTTTATAGACTCCATTATAACCTTGTTCAATAAAGTCAGAATAGTCTACTTTTCCCTCGAACAAATAATTCATTTCTCCATTAAACTCTTTTTTTCCAACAGTTAGAATTTCCATTTCAGGAAACTGTTTTTTTAAGTTATCTGCTACATTTTCAATTAATGTCAATGTAAGATTCTTATTTTTCAAAGTAATGGTAGAGTTTCCAATCGAAAGTTCTTCTACAACTATATTTTCGATTGTCTTTTTCATTACAATATGGTTTTCCTTATCATTTGGTGTTTCCACATCATAACCATTCGGATATTCAATAGCAAATCGAGTTATTGGCAATTCCTTTGACTCACAAATCTTTTCGTCAGCTACATAAAGGTTTTCGAATGTTTTAGATTCGACCTTTGGCATTTTACCTAAATCAACGTTTTTAGAATTATTCGTGTTTATAGTAAATTCGCAACTACTCAAAAGAAGCGATAAGGTTAAAATAAGTGTAATTCTGTTTCTCATAATTATTGCTAACGGTCCAGTATATGGCTCGTAGCGTGCAAATTAGCGATAACTATTCGGTTAAGCACGAGCCGAATTTTTTAATTTTCTTATTATCTTTTCTTTTCAATAAGCCAAATTAAAAAATTTGGCGGACTTGCAAATATGACTTAACTTCGTTTAAGCAACTAATTAGCTATGAGCTATATACGTTGTTAGCAGTTGTTTTTCATTCACGAAATTCAAATTTTAATGCCGGATTAATTCTATTCTTTCTCCGCTCTAAAAATTTTTGAAAGTCATTATTAATTGAAAACACCTTATCTGAACTTCTCAGAAAAGTACTATAATTTAAATTTAATGCTAAATCAGAATTATAGTCACGAATAATTCCAATTGCTTGTTTCATTTTAGTTAAATTTTTATCTACATCTTTTTGAAAAATAAAAATGGAAAAATCACTTGATATAGGAAGATGTATTGTCATAAATTCTAAATAATTTCCAATTTCAAATACTGGTTTGTCCTTATCTTGAAATGTTACCAACGCTTTTATTTGAGCAAGTATATCTGGTTTCCATCTAATGTTTACAGGTGTATTTGAAGTGATAAACTTCTCATCTGATTTATTTAACAAAAATAATTTACCTGCATCTCTTAATTGAACTTTGAGATTTAAAATCTCGTGTATTAAATGGTCAAAAAAAAGATGATAAGTTTTATTTAGATTAAAATCTAATCCATAAAGTTGCTCAATAAGACCGTATAAAAGTAAGTTGTGAATCGCATCTAAATATTCTTTATCATCTAAATCTCTAATTCCAGTTCTTAACGCAAATGAAACACAAAGATAACTTAGTCTTTCCCTGTAAAAAGGTGTTCTGAAGGTTTGCAAAATAATAAAGTCATATAATTTTTCTCTATCATCTCTCTTAAATTCAAAGCCTTTTTCTGTTTTTATAGCACCATCTAAAAAATTCATTAAAATTGAAGAAACTTCTTCGTTTAAAATTCTAATGTTATCATCAACTACCTCTTCGTAGTGTTTTGAGTTTTTGCTAAAAATATTTAGTAATTCAGGTTTTATATCGTAAAGAAGTTTTTCGTAACATTCCTTTTTTGGTGAAGTTGAATATTCATTTTCTCTATTAACATCGAACACATAAAATTTTCCATTTTCATCCGCAAAATTTTTCAAATAATATTGAGGTACATAGTGTTGTTTGATATTTGTATTTCTCGATGTCATTTTTTTAAATAACTGCTAACGATTTCGGCTATGAGTAGTTGCGTGGTTTAGCACTTAACTTTGCAAGTACACACCAAACTGAAAATCCGCGAGGATTTTCAGAAGTAGGCGAGAACAAGTAATTACTTATAGCCATTGTTGTACACCGTTTTTTTATTCCACATTTTTAAGTTTTTCGTCAAACCAAACATCTTCGTAACCGTTTTTGTCAATTAAAAATCGATAACCAATGTCAAGTCCTAAATATTTTATTAATTCAGGTCGAATCTGTAGCAAATGTTCTGCACACATTGGTTTGAAAAAATCACCTGATTCCGAGTATTCTCCTGTCCAAATATACCAGCCTGTAGTTCCTTTTTCTTGCGGATGTCGTAATCCGTGAATTGGGTCAGAATTAGGGTCAGAACTAATTCCAACTTTCAGTTTTTTGTTAATCGGATTCCATTTAGATTCATATTTTTCGCAAACCTTTTTTTGTCGGTCAATATGCACATTCCATAAATTAAAATCTTCTAATAAGTTTTCGTCAGTTCTTAATTGGTGTTTCCAAAGTTTGACATTTTGTTTTGTAATCGGAAAATTGATTAGTGGATTATCCCATTGAAAAAGAATGTCTGATATTACGTCATCGTCCCAGTCAAAATGATCTTCTGTTATTAAGTCCCAAGCATAATTTTCAAAATCCTTTTCTCCAATTTCTCCATTCAGGTATTGGTCACATTTAGCAATTAAGTCAGAGCGTAATATTTTAATTTCTTTGTTCAATTTGTGTTTTTCTCAAATGGTGTACAACGGTCTAGTGTATGATTTCGTTGCGTGTTTAAGCACTAAAGTTAGCAAATAATCACAGATAGAAAATTCCAGCGGAATTTTCGTAAGTAAGCTTTTACTAGCAATGAATTATACACATTGTTGTACAACGTTTTTATTTTTCAGATTCATTGAAGCAATCTATTTCCTTTCTGCGCTTATAAAACTCATTAAAAAATTGCTCATAATTCACATCAAAGTCAATTTCAGTATTAATTTTTTTAAAAATATGTTTAATACTATCTTTTGGATAAATCAATTCGAAAGCATTATTTTCCATAAAATTAATTTTCGCTACTCTAAATTCAGGCTCGCCAAAAGAGAAGTGATAAAACGAATCATTTTTTATTTCGTATTTCCGCCATTCCGAAACGAATTCCATACTTGTTGCTATTCTCATAGAATCATTTTTAAAAAATAATTCGCCATAAAGTCCTCTATCACAAGTGTTATAATTTCCGCTTAATTTCAAATCAGATTCGCAACCAAATATAGCAAAGGTCAAAATTATTAGTATGGTTTTTGATGCTTTCAGAATGTTTCTCTTAAATGTTGTACAACGTTTCTCGTATAAGGTTTGTTGCGTTTTAGTTATGCTAAAAATAAGCAAATTATTAAACAACTTTGTGCCTGCGTATTTTTCCGAAGGAAAAATTTAGCAGCAATAAAGTTTATACAGTGTTGTACACCGTTTTTATTCAAATTTAGTTTTGTTTTCAGTCCAATATTTTTCAATAAAATCCCATTTTTCTTTCCAATAACCTTGCTCTCTTTTGATGTATTTTATAAGCTCTTTTTCAGACCCAATAACTTTATAAATGTATATTCCGTTCGTGTCATT belongs to Winogradskyella sp. J14-2 and includes:
- a CDS encoding addiction module antidote protein, with product MATTKFDIADYLDSEEMIAEYLNTVLEDGDSSDLIVAIGHIAKAIGMTKIAEQTGMSRPSLYKALSDGAKPQFGTIMKVLKAIGGQINVRPISA
- a CDS encoding DUF1643 domain-containing protein, producing MKYYCLPENDNEKRFALGIKGKRNLLCIALNPNTANAEKLDGTTRNLERIARDNGYDGWLMTNLYPTRNPKGNNLLNEADEKLFWENIQSIDTLVSSKELNIKDVLLGWGDDIKAKPYFSPSIYAIYDRLNKHGLNYYAFRVNQSGNPSHPSPMTINTKYKSDEKIKLTEFDFHSYAKQFKPMNFQ
- a CDS encoding ImmA/IrrE family metallo-endopeptidase; translation: MISEILKKSFEAKSTLDELLKHKLKSTGLSKTHFERLSGIQRKSLDAILKKSSKQTDIVNLLKLGEFLELSLEELLILHFKDRPTDEIKELQNSMDITYINKHFDLKTLASLDFVKIDDSVEDLTKRICEFFEIDSIYDYEQELNDALYSRTKRTFSDKMKDFWIKSSYKYFELIDNPNEYSRERLIDLIPKIKPYTQNVENGLLTIFQALFNIGVTVVFQPSLPKTQIRGATFFINKKPCVVITDFNKNYATIWFALIHELHHVLFDLDTIEDTKFHLSGEPDLFLLQEDKANEFASEYLLSSEKMRYIEKLINNPLIVSRFAKECQVHPSIIYSQYQWRQSELGNNYWGFFKEHFPDVNLATKNLNISNWDVQSLRLAAEKIRELLTV
- a CDS encoding type II toxin-antitoxin system RelE/ParE family toxin is translated as MIRTEKTSEFDKWISKLKDLRAKAKILFRIQKLESDGHFGDCKPVGDGISEMRINYAKGYRVYFKEKGNQIVVLLIGGDKSTQQKDIKKAKEIWNRIKDE
- a CDS encoding DUF4238 domain-containing protein, which translates into the protein MTSRNTNIKQHYVPQYYLKNFADENGKFYVFDVNRENEYSTSPKKECYEKLLYDIKPELLNIFSKNSKHYEEVVDDNIRILNEEVSSILMNFLDGAIKTEKGFEFKRDDREKLYDFIILQTFRTPFYRERLSYLCVSFALRTGIRDLDDKEYLDAIHNLLLYGLIEQLYGLDFNLNKTYHLFFDHLIHEILNLKVQLRDAGKLFLLNKSDEKFITSNTPVNIRWKPDILAQIKALVTFQDKDKPVFEIGNYLEFMTIHLPISSDFSIFIFQKDVDKNLTKMKQAIGIIRDYNSDLALNLNYSTFLRSSDKVFSINNDFQKFLERRKNRINPALKFEFRE